A window from Centropristis striata isolate RG_2023a ecotype Rhode Island chromosome 4, C.striata_1.0, whole genome shotgun sequence encodes these proteins:
- the polr1g gene encoding CD3e molecule, epsilon associated protein: MPRDISSSSSEDEDDNNTTESPVEPKETDKKPTRYQCPADFVSFRHKPCSSTLTKSLKSKENELWLIKAPASFNPECFSGIKVPLSGLRTLKVPSAAGSVQQIYSVLASTQGTSELRLLTSHKPSSAAVAFGPEFSGLLNVCESYGDSSANQSPQVIPAAAAPSIPPGLKQRFHPFGSKTPTWSCVAEIDVDVDPLQPSSATLRPQAAKRPIEETWQEQGEEEEDEGRKKKKKKKKEKRLKTEQEEEEVVRVKEEPGAEIQDEVMTEGGDVLEEKRKKKKKKKDREREKVEEGVKEELITIKSEPIDTLYGDVVEGSGKKKKKKKKSKSDDD, from the exons ATGCCTAGAGACATATCATCTTCATCAAGCGAAGATGAAGACGATAACAATACTACAGAGTCTCCTGTAGAGCCAAAAGAAACGG ATAAGAAGCCCACCAGGTACCAGTGTCCTGCTGACTTTGTGTCTTTCCGCCATAAACCCTGCAGCAGCACTCTCACCAAGAGTCTGAAGAGCAAGGAGAATGAGTTATGGCTCATTAAAGCTCCTGCCAGCTTCAACCCAGAATG TTTCAGTGGCATCAAGGTTCCTCTCTCAGGTCTCCGGACCCTGAAGGTTCCTTCTGCTGCAGGTAGCGTCCAGCAGATCTACAGCGTCCTGGCCTCCACCCAGGGGACCTCGGAGCTCCGCCTGCTCACCAGCCACAAACCCTCCTCAGCTGCGGTGGCGTTCGGCCCCGAGTTCTCAGGCCTGCTGAACGTGTGTGAGAGTTACGGGGACAGCAGCGCCAACCAGTCCCCGCAGGTCATcccagcagctgcagctcccTCCATACCTCCGGGGCTCAAACAGAGGTTCCACCCGTTCGGCAGTAAGACCCCCACATGGAGCTGCGTGGCAGAGATCGACGTGGACGTGGACCCCCTCCAGCCCTCGTCTGCAACGCTCCGCCCACAGGCTGCAAAACGACCCATAGAGGAAACATGGCAGGAgcaaggagaagaggaggaggatgaagggaggaaaaagaagaagaagaaaaagaaagagaagcgATTAAAGACGGagcaagaagaggaagaagtggTGAGAGTGAAAGAGGAACCTGGAGCTGAGATTCAGGATGAAGTGATGACGGAGGGTGGTGACGTTttggaggaaaagaggaaaaagaagaagaaaaagaaggacaGGGAGCGAGagaaggtggaggagggagTGAAAGAGGAACTGATAACAATAAAATCTGAACCAATAGACACTTTGTACGGTGATGTAGTGGAGGGAtcggggaagaagaagaaaaagaagaagaaaagcaaaAGTGATGACGACTAG